DNA from Brachionichthys hirsutus isolate HB-005 chromosome 3, CSIRO-AGI_Bhir_v1, whole genome shotgun sequence:
CACAGCTCAGGTGAGCTCACCTGATCCTCATGTCAGAGCCGGCTGTCAGCAGCAGAGGGTTCCCATCAGCTGGACTGCAGTAGAGCCCATGAACACTGTGTGGAGacggctacacacacacacacacacaccgcttgacctttgacctctaggGAAGGTCACTGATTGAAATGATTTCTAttcattcgtgtgtgtgtgtgaggcgctCCGGTCCTCCTTCACTCctctgtgatgaagaggaggagagagtggCACCTTTAACCTTTATAAAAACACACCTGCATCTCTGACAGCGGAGGGGCGGAGCTAGCCCACAAGGTGAATTTACGATCACCAGTCTCCATGTCCCACATGGACACCTCGTTATTCCCCTGgacagctgcagagagagagagagagagaagaggagggggagagagagagagaggggggagagagagaaagagaagaggagggggagagagagagagagaggggggagagaaagagagagggggagagagagagagaggggggagagagagaaagagaagaggagggaaagagagagagagagggggagagaaagagagagagaagagggaaaggaaggagagagaacagggggagaaagagagaggggggggagagagagaatagggggagagagagaagagggggagagagagatccAGTCCGGTTAGTCTGAGCCTAAGGCGGGGCCTCTGCTGGATTGGCTGAGGTTAAACCAatcacctgcagctccaccCTCTCACCTGCAATGACAGACGATTGGTAGAGCGGATGCATCAGCAGCCGTCTGATTCGTGCTCGGGTGGGGTGGGCGTGGTTAGAGATGGGGAGCTGGAACCGCATGTCCCAGCAGGCCATGGTGCCGCTGCTCGTACCTGGGGAGGAGAGCTGGGAGGTGAGCCCCAGGTGAGTCCGGAGACCCCAGgaggaggccccgcccacccaccGAGGCAGAGCCAGCACTGGTGCACGTCCACGCTGAAGGACGTGATGAGTCCCAGCCGGAGGTCGTGGCGCAGCGTCCAGGCGGTGGCGCCGCAGCGGAGGTCCCAGCCCACCAGCGAGCCGTGGGCCGTGGCGTACGCCAGAACCGACTGGGCCCCCGAGTTAAAATGGTGGATGTCCACGGCGCAGCcgtcctgctgcaggtccagaCACCTGGGGGGAGGGACACGCACAGGGGAGACACCGGCgagacaggtgagacacgcCGCAGGGGAGACACGCCGCAGGGGAGACACGCCGCAGGGGAGACACGCCACAGGGGAGACACGCCACAGGGGAGACACGCCGCAGGGGAGACACGCCGCAGGGGAGACACGCCGCAGGGGAGACACCGGCGAGACACGCGAGACACAGGGGAGACACGCCGCGGGGGAGACACGCCGCAGGGGAGACACCGGCAAGACACGCGAGACACAGGTGAAACACGCCGCAGGAGAGACACGCCGCAGGGGAGACACGCCGCAGGGGAGACACGCCGCAGGGGAGACACGCACAGGGGAGACACCGGCGAGACACGCGAAACACAGGTGAGACACGCCGCAGGGGAGACACACCGCAGGCGAGACACGCGAAACACAGGGGAGACACGCCGCGGGGGAGACACGCGGGCCGTCAGCAGGTCTCACCTGGTCTGGAACGGCTGCACTTTGGGGGATTTGGGCGGTTTGTTGGCCTCCACCGCCAGCAGCTGGACGGAGCCGTTGTCCGACGCCACGGCTAAGTAGTGCGAGCCCTGACAGAAGGTCAACGTCTTCACGTGTCCCCCGATACGAGAGTACGTCAACACggacctgcaggaggaggcgtggccagGGGGAGGCGCCCAGAGTTTAGACTAGCCGTTGCTatcatgctaacattagcagtGTTAGCAGCATGATAGTTGAACAGTGAATTGTTGCATGTAACAAGAGCAGCATGATGCTAAGCTGTTAGCACATCTATGTAGCGTCTTAGCTCTTATGTTTACGTGCTTCACACGTGGCTAGCTGATGCTAAGCTGTGCTATGCTATGTAGCAACCTAGCTTTTATGTTTACGTGCTTCACACGTGGCTAGCTGATGCTAAGCTGTGCTATGCTATGTAGCAACCCAGCTTTTATGTTTACGTGCTTCACACGTGGCTAGCTGATGCTAAGCTGTGCTATGCTATGTAGCGACCTAGCTTTTATGTTTACGTGCTTCCCGCGTGGCTAGCTGAGCCGACACCTGACCGGGTGAGACGGGGTGCCCACCTGGTGGTCGTGGTCTTCCCCTCCATCTTCTGGCTGTCCCACACTTTGACGGTGCCGTCGTTGGACGCCGTAGCAAAGATGGCGTGCTCGTCGGACACTCGGATTCGGTTGACGGCGGCTTTGTGTTCGTGGAGGTGCGCGACCAGAAGCCCCTTCGGGTGCCACCCTGAAACACATTTAAGTCGCGTTGTTGCATcgcagcccccgcccccccccacaggtgcGTGCTCGCTACCTGGCGGGGGGGGCCGGCTCTCCCACTCGGCGCTCTCCATCATCTGCTTGGCGATGCGCTCGGCGCTGCACTGCTCCCTCTTCTGCtgcaccagctgctgcagctccgcccTGCAGGTGTTCATGCGTCTCTGGTAGGCGAGGCCGCTCGCCGCCGCCTGCGACCCGCTTGCTGCCGGCGTGGCGGCGGAGGCCTTCCTCGTCTGGCCCGCCGGCCCGTCCGGAGCCTGCGAACGTCGGGATCGACCAATCACGAATGAGGTTCGTTTCTCTCG
Protein-coding regions in this window:
- the pik3r4 gene encoding phosphoinositide 3-kinase regulatory subunit 4, with protein sequence MQFTLCTRGGSGLTEAEEDKLLALKDFMLKSNKAKANMGEQPHLGGAVPTGTIDLATLGITGRQVDLVKPKTEVEDKRARKHTKLDSTMNEEWKSMFGSQEPPSAQIATAPDGPAGQTRKASAATPAASGSQAAASGLAYQRRMNTCRAELQQLVQQKREQCSAERIAKQMMESAEWESRPPPPGWHPKGLLVAHLHEHKAAVNRIRVSDEHAIFATASNDGTVKVWDSQKMEGKTTTTRSVLTYSRIGGHVKTLTFCQGSHYLAVASDNGSVQLLAVEANKPPKSPKVQPFQTRCLDLQQDGCAVDIHHFNSGAQSVLAYATAHGSLVGWDLRCGATAWTLRHDLRLGLITSFSVDVHQCWLCLGTSSGTMACWDMRFQLPISNHAHPTRARIRRLLMHPLYQSSVIAAVQGNNEVSMWDMETGDRKFTLWASSAPPLSEMQPSPHSVHGLYCSPADGNPLLLTAGSDMRIRFWDLAYPERSYIVVGGATDSLHCPSVLYSRKIIEGTEVVQEIHSKQKSGAVEDSPRRGPESLPVGHHDIITDIATFQTTQGFIVTSSRDGIVKVWK